One segment of Fusarium oxysporum f. sp. lycopersici 4287 chromosome 7, whole genome shotgun sequence DNA contains the following:
- a CDS encoding cellular nucleic acid-binding protein, whose product MSSLSRRACYKCGNVGHYAEVCSSAERLCYNCKQPGHESNGCPLPRTTEAKQCYHCQGLGHVQADCPTLRLSGTGTSGRCYNCGQPGHLARACPNPVGPTMGRGAPMGRGGFPGGYGRGGFAGGPRPATCYKCGGPNHFARDCQAQAMKCYACGKLGHISRDCTAPNGGPLNTAGKTCYQCGEAGHISRDCPQKNAPGVGEIPQEVDIGSVPAPPVASIAPVA is encoded by the exons ATGTCTTCCCTCTCTCGACGTGCTTGCTACAAGTGTGGCAATGTTGGCCACTACGCTGAGGTCTGCTCTTCTGCTGAGCGTCTCTGCTACAACTGCAAGCAGCCCG GCCACGAGTCCAACGGATGCCCTCTTCCCCGAACCACTGAGGCCAAGCAGTGCTACCACTGCCAGGGTCTTGGTCACGTCCAGGCTGACTGCCCTACCCTCCGCCTGAGCGGCACTGGCACCAGCGGCCGCTGCTACAACTGTGGCCAGCCCGGTCACCTTGCT CGCGCCTGCCCCAACCCTGTTGGTCCTACTATGGGCCGTGGTGCTCCCATGGGTCGTGGTGGCTTCCCCGGTGGCTACGGCCGTGGTGGTTTCGCTGGTGGTCCTCGCCCTGCCACTTGCTACAAGTGTGGTGGTCCCAACCACTTTGCTCGTGATTGCCAGGCTCAGGCCATGAAGTGCTATGCCTGCGGCAAGCTCGGTCACATCTCTCGGGACTGCACTGCTCCTAACGGCGGTCCTCTCAACACTGCTGGCAAGACTTGCTACCAGTGCGGTGAGGCTGGACACATCTCTCGTGACTGCCCTCAGAAGAACGCTCCCGGTGTTGGCGAGATTCCTCAGGAGGTTGATATTGGCAGCGTTCCTGCTCCTCCCGTTGCTTCTATCGCTCCCGTGGCTTAA
- a CDS encoding indoleamine 2,3-dioxygenase has translation MLPSIPVLAEYGISPTHGFLPDTLPLTRLPDPYYNKWEAIAANLQALILSRRLRGVIDRLPVLSTIGLEHDAEWRRAYSLLGFMAHGYIWGGDSPSDRLPASISVPLLEISDHLEVPPVATYAAVCLWNFKPLFVDEDIDNLENLATLNTYTGALDESWFYLVSVAIEARGAPIIPLMLTAIAAARHGDSAAVTRCLRTFAERLTDLTNILQRMHESCDPTIFYHRIRPFLAGSKNMAEAGLPNGVIYEDGSGTEEYRQYSGGSNAQSSLIQFFDIILGIEHRPTGESRDPSSDTDRGRAANRHNFIMEMRRYMPGPHARFLNDVSNVANIREYVESHHSDKQLCLAYDACLAMLSAFRDKHIAIVTRYIINPSKQVRARSRSRSPEVTRNKLNLAVASRKNKENQKGTGGTALIPFLKQARDETGEPAVEEWTRRFMKRKMQTEGRNDFFLGKTLQDDVSLTEDVEIKGLAGSWTMDDEIGGICQY, from the coding sequence ATGCTTCCCTCTATTCCAGTCCTAGCCGAGTACGGCATCTCCCCAACCCATGGCTTCCTCCCGGATACTCTTCCCTTGACCCGTCTTCCGGATCCATACTACAACAAATGGGAAGCCATCGCCGCAAACCTCCAGGCTCTTATTCTCAGCCGTAGGCTACGCGGTGTTATCGACAGATTGCCAGTCCTGTCGACAATCGGTCTTGAACATGACGCTGAGTGGCGACGTGCCTATTCGCTACTAGGCTTCATGGCCCATGGATATATCTGGGGTGGTGATTCACCCTCAGATAGACTTCCAGCATCTATCTCTGTTCCTTTATTGGAGATCTCTGATCATCTGGAAGTACCACCTGTTGCCACGTATGCGGCTGTTTGTTTATGGAACTTTAAACCCCTCTTTGTTGACGAGGATATCGATAATCTCGAGAACCTCGCCACTTTGAACACATATACTGGAGCTCTTGATGAATCGTGGTTCTACCTTGTTTCAGTGGCTATTGAGGCTCGTGGTGCGCCAATCATTCCTTTGATGTTGACGgctattgctgctgctcgtcATGGAGACAGTGCTGCTGTTACGCGCTGTCTGCGCACTTTCGCAGAGCGCCTCACAGACTTGACGAATATTCTTCAGAGGATGCACGAGAGTTGTGATCCTACCATCTTTTATCACCGGATTAGACCTTTCCTTGCTGGAAGCAAGAACATGGCAGAGGCTGGCCTCCCCAATGGCGTTATTTACGAAGATGGCTCCGGCACTGAGGAATATCGACAATACAGCGGTGGCAGCAACGCTCAGAGCAGTCTGATCCAATTCTTCGATATAATTCTTGGAATCGAGCATCGTCCAACAGGCGAGTCTCGCGATCCTTCTTCAGACACCGATCGAGGCCGTGCTGCGAACCGACacaacttcatcatggagaTGAGACGCTACATGCCTGGTCCTCACGCCCGCTTCCTCAACGACGTATCCAACGTCGCCAATATCCGCGAATACGTCGAATCTCACCACTCAGACAAACAACTCTGCCTCGCCTACGACGCCTGTCTCGCCATGCTAAGCGCCTTCCGCGACAAGCACATCGCCATCGTTACACGCTACATCATCAACCCCTCCAAACAAGTCCGCGCGCGCAGCCGCTCCCGCAGTCCCGAAGTGACCCgcaacaagctcaacctCGCAGTCGCATCGcgcaagaacaaggagaacCAGAAGGGTACAGGCGGTACGGCTCTTATTCCGTTCTTGAAGCAGGCGAGGGATGAGACGGGCGAGCCGGCGGTTGAGGAGTGGACGAGGCGGTTtatgaagaggaagatgcaGACGGAGGGGAGGAATGATTTCTTCTTGGGGAAGACGTTGCAGGACGATGTTAGTCTGACGGAGGATGTGGAGATTAAAGGTCTTGCTGGGTCGTGGACtatggatgatgagattggTGGTATTTGCCAGTATTAG